A part of Thalassophryne amazonica chromosome 3, fThaAma1.1, whole genome shotgun sequence genomic DNA contains:
- the LOC117506423 gene encoding odorant receptor 131-2-like — MNPLYIIYIHLVINNMIQLIVSVSLFILSYTVYNMNTSFCRILILIALFTTENTPLNLACMAVECYIAVCLPLHHNRICTVRKTRILIGLIWIITMFSVLPDLFVTLATEPITFFNSKVFCLRETVFPNPHLIKKRDVMNPVYLITVGLVIVYTYFKIEFAAKSTNKDARKARNTILLHGVQLMLCMGTYIMPTLRHMTRKHFPKHFTDASFAGYIVVQILP, encoded by the coding sequence ATGAATCCTCTGTACATCATTTATATTCATCTGGTGATCAACAACATGATCCAACTGATTGTGTCAGTCAGCCTGTTCATCCTCTCCTACACCGTCTACAACATGAATACCTCCTTTTGTCGCATCTTAATCTTGATTGCTCTTTTCACCACTGAAAACACTCCTCTGAATCTGGCTTGCATGGCGGTGGAATGTTACATCGCCGTCTGCCTGCCTCTTCATCACAATCGGATCTGTACAGTCAGGAAAACAAGAATTCTGATCGGTCTAATCTGGATAATAACCATGTTTTCTGTTCTTCCTGATCTTTTTGTCACCTTGGCAACTGAGCCCATAACGTTTTTTAATTCCAAAGTGTTCTGTCTCAGGGAGACTGTCTTCCCAAATCCACACTTGATAAAAAAAAGAGACGTTATGAATCCTGTGTATCTAATAACTGTTGGTTTGGTTATTGTTTACACTTACTTCAAGATTGAGTTCGCTGCAAAGTCGACCAACAAAGACGCCAGAAAAGCCAGGAACACGATCCTCCTCCATGGCGTTCAGCTCATGTTGTGTATGGGTACATATATTATGCCCACATTGCGTCATATGACAAGAAAACACTTTCCCAAACATTTTACAGATGCCAGTTTTGCTGGTTACATTGTTGTGCAGATTTTGCCATGA